In a single window of the Populus alba chromosome 16, ASM523922v2, whole genome shotgun sequence genome:
- the LOC118062672 gene encoding protein SLOW GREEN 1, chloroplastic: MESVARLHCRHQPFNLSLNPHRPSFPKPIISLSFKTPPPSSSSPFKLSSASIRASSSSSSSSSRIIPLNKNLGTIIKTTSITLTAAAALFFTRLHIKPAIASPLTASSTVDPTKESSKENVSYEEQERALQDYLSQNPNDIEALRSLMEVRIKSKKLLEAIEVVDRLIELEPNEDEWPLLKSQIYTYSGDFESAKDGFEAILQKDPLRVEAYHGLVMANSESGGSLEVVLKRIESAMDKCKKEKKNSDLRDFKLLVAQVRVMEEKYLDALKVYEELVKEEPRDFRPYLCQGIIYTLLRKKDEAEKKFEQFKKLVPKNHPYREYLVDNMFATKFFSDKVERERS; the protein is encoded by the coding sequence ATGGAGTCAGTTGCTAGACTGCACTGCCGTCACCAACCCTTTAATCTCTCACTCAATCCCCACCGTCCATCATTTCCAAAACCCATCATTTCCCTCTCCTTCAAAACCCCACCTCCCTCATCATCGTCACCCTTCAAACTCTCCTCTGCCTCCATCagagcctcctcctcctcctcctcctcctcctcccgcATCATTCCACTCAATAAAAACCTTGGCACCATCATCAAAACCACTTCAATCACTCTCACCGCGGCAGCCGCTTTATTCTTCACTCGCCTCCATATCAAACCAGCAATCGCCTCCCCGCTTACCGCGTCATCCACAGTAGACCCCACAAAGGAATCTTCGAAAGAAAATGTTTCGTATGAAGAACAGGAGAGAGCTCTTCAAGATTATCTGTCTCAAAACCCCAATGATATTGAAGCTCTACGGTCTCTCATGGAGGTGAGGATCAAATCAAAGAAACTTCTTGAAGCAATTGAAGTTGTTGATCGATTAATCGAGCTGGAGCCAAATGAAGATGAATGGCCATTGTTGAAATCACAAATTTACACTTACAGTGGAGATTTTGAGTCTGCTAAAGATGGGTTTGAAGCGATTTTACAAAAAGATCCACTTCGCGTGGAGGCTTATCATGGCCTTGTAATGGCGAATTCGGAATCCGGTGGTTCCTTGGAAGTTGTGTTGAAAAGAATAGAGAGTGCAATGGataaatgtaaaaaagaaaagaagaattcGGATTTGCGGGATTTTAAGTTGTTGGTTGCGCAAGTTAGAGTAATGGAGGAGAAGTATCTTGATGCATTGAAGGTTTATGAGGAGTTGGTGAAAGAGGAACCGAGGGATTTTAGGCCGTATTTGTGTCAAGGGATCATTTATACTCTGTTGAGGAAGAAAGATGAAGCGGAGAAAAAGTTTGAGCAGTTTAAAAAGCTTGTTCCGAAGAATCATCCTTATAGGGAGTATTTGGTTGATAATATGTTTGCTACTAAGTTCTTTTCGGACAAGGTAGAGAGGGAGAGGAGTTGA